One stretch of Caloenas nicobarica isolate bCalNic1 chromosome 4, bCalNic1.hap1, whole genome shotgun sequence DNA includes these proteins:
- the PGM2 gene encoding phosphopentomutase isoform X2 has protein sequence MEFGTAGLRAAMGAGISHMNDLTIIQTTQGFCRYLEKNFSDLKKRGVVIGFDARAHLSSGGSSKRFARLAANTFISQGIPVYLFSDITPTPFVPYTVTHLKLCAGIMVTASHNPKQDNGYKVYWENGAQIISPHDKGISQAIEENQEPWPQAWDDKLIDSSLLLHDPYATVNKEYFKDIQKQCFHRNINKETNLKFVHTSVHGVGHKFVQLAFKAFDLSPPFAVPEQKDPDPEFPTVKYPNPEEGKGVLTLSFALAEKDGAKIILANDPDADRLAVAEKQESGEWKVFSGNELGALLGWWIFTCWKNHNRDTCAIKDVYMLSSTVSSKILRAIALKEGFHFEETLTGFKWMGNRAKQLMDQGKAVLFAFEEAIGYMCCPAVLDKDGVSAAVITAEMASFLATRNLSLSQQLKAVYDEYGFHITKASYFICHDPKIIQQLFDNLRNFDGKNTYPKSCGRFKVSGIRDLTTGYDSSQPDQKAILPTSKSSQMITFTFANGGVATMRTSGTEPKIKYYSELCAPPGNSDVERLKKELDELVNALEKHFFQPEKNNLQRKTE, from the exons ATGGAGTTTGGCACAGCGGGGCTCCGCGCGGCCATGGGCGCAGGGATTTCCCACATGAATGACTTGACCATTATCCAGACAACCCAG GGATTTTGCAGATACCTTGAGAAGAATTTCAGTGACCTGAAAAAGAGAGGAGTCGTGATTGGATTTGATGCTCGTGCTCATCTTTCAAGTGGAGGTAGTAGCAAAAG GTTTGCAAGACTTGCTGCTAATACCTTCATCAGTCAGGGAATTCCAGTTTATCTGTTCTCTGATATAACACCAACTCCTTTTGTG CCATACACAGTCACTCATCTGAAGCTTTGTGCTGGAATTATGGTTACGGCTTCCCATAATCCAAAACAAGATAACGGTTACAAG GTTTACTGGGAAAATGGTGCTCAGATCATTTCCCCTCATGACAAAGGAATTTCTCAGGCTATTGAGGAGAACCAAGAGCCATGGCCTCAGGCTTGGGATGACAAACTGATTGACAGCAGCCTGCTACTTCATGATCCTTATGCCACAGTCAATAAGGAGTATTTCAAAGACATACAGAAACAGTGCTTTCACAG GAATAtaaacaaggaaacaaacctGAAATTTGTTCATACTTCTGTGCATGGCGTAGGTCATAAGTTTGTGCAGTTGGCCTTCAAGGCATTTGACCTTAGCCCCCCTTTCGCCGTTCCGGAGCAGAAGGATCCTGATCCAGAGTTTCCCACAGTGAAGTATCCAAATCCTGAAGAAGGCAAAGGTGTTCTG ACATTGTCTTTTGCTTTGGCTGAAAAAGATGGGGCAAAAATCATTTTAGCAAATGATCCTGATGCTGATCGACTTGCGGTGGCAGAGAAACAAGAGAG TGGTGAATGGAAAGTGTTTTCTGGAAATGAGCTGGGAGCTCTTTTAGGCTGGTGGATTTTCACTTGCTGGAAAAATCACAATAGAGATACTTGTGCCATTAAAGATGTCTACATGTTATCCAGTACTGTTTCTTCCAAAATCTTGAGAGCAATTGCACTAAAGGAAGGTTTTCACTTTGAG GAAACACTGACAGGTTTCAAGTGGATGGGCAACCGTGCCAAACAGCTGATGGAccagggaaaagctgttctttttgCATTTGAGGAGGCTATAG GGTATATGTGCTGTCCTGCTGTTCTGGACAAAGATGGTGTCAGCGCTGCTGTTATAACTGCAGAGATGGCCAGCTTTTTGGCAACCAGGAATTTGTCTTTgtctcagcagctgaaagctgtCTATGATGA ATATGGCTTCCATATTACCAAAGCTTCATATTTCATCTGCCATGATCCTAAAATTATTCAACAGCTTTTTGACAACCTTAGGAattttgatggaaaaaacaCATATCCAAAATCTTGCGGTAGATTTAAAGTTTCTGGAATAAGGGATCTAACTACTGGGTATGACAGCAGCCAGCCAGATCAAAAGGCT ATACTTCCCACTAGTAAAAGTAGCCAAATGATAACGTTCACCTTTGCTAACGGAGGAGTGGCCACAATGAGAACCAGTGGGACAGAACCAAAGATCAAATACTATTCTGAACTTTGTGCACCTCCTGGAAACAG TGATGTTGAGCGGCTGAAGAAGGAACTAGATGAATTGGTCAACGCTCTTGAAAAGCACTTCTttcaaccagaaaaaaacaatcttCAACGAAAGACTGAGTAA
- the PGM2 gene encoding phosphopentomutase isoform X1, translating into MAARSSAGDAALRRAAEQWLLWDKNQKTSTIVKQLVAEGNAAELQKYFGSRMEFGTAGLRAAMGAGISHMNDLTIIQTTQGFCRYLEKNFSDLKKRGVVIGFDARAHLSSGGSSKRFARLAANTFISQGIPVYLFSDITPTPFVPYTVTHLKLCAGIMVTASHNPKQDNGYKVYWENGAQIISPHDKGISQAIEENQEPWPQAWDDKLIDSSLLLHDPYATVNKEYFKDIQKQCFHRNINKETNLKFVHTSVHGVGHKFVQLAFKAFDLSPPFAVPEQKDPDPEFPTVKYPNPEEGKGVLTLSFALAEKDGAKIILANDPDADRLAVAEKQESGEWKVFSGNELGALLGWWIFTCWKNHNRDTCAIKDVYMLSSTVSSKILRAIALKEGFHFEETLTGFKWMGNRAKQLMDQGKAVLFAFEEAIGYMCCPAVLDKDGVSAAVITAEMASFLATRNLSLSQQLKAVYDEYGFHITKASYFICHDPKIIQQLFDNLRNFDGKNTYPKSCGRFKVSGIRDLTTGYDSSQPDQKAILPTSKSSQMITFTFANGGVATMRTSGTEPKIKYYSELCAPPGNSDVERLKKELDELVNALEKHFFQPEKNNLQRKTE; encoded by the exons atGGCAGCGCGGAGCTCCGCCGGGGACGCCGCGCTCCGCCGTGCGGCCGAACAGTGGCTGCTCTGGGATAAG AATCAAAAAACTTCTACAATAGTGAAGCAACTGGTTGCTGAAGGAAATGCCGCAGAACTGCAGAAGTACTTTGGCTCACGGATGGAGTTTGGCACAGCGGGGCTCCGCGCGGCCATGGGCGCAGGGATTTCCCACATGAATGACTTGACCATTATCCAGACAACCCAG GGATTTTGCAGATACCTTGAGAAGAATTTCAGTGACCTGAAAAAGAGAGGAGTCGTGATTGGATTTGATGCTCGTGCTCATCTTTCAAGTGGAGGTAGTAGCAAAAG GTTTGCAAGACTTGCTGCTAATACCTTCATCAGTCAGGGAATTCCAGTTTATCTGTTCTCTGATATAACACCAACTCCTTTTGTG CCATACACAGTCACTCATCTGAAGCTTTGTGCTGGAATTATGGTTACGGCTTCCCATAATCCAAAACAAGATAACGGTTACAAG GTTTACTGGGAAAATGGTGCTCAGATCATTTCCCCTCATGACAAAGGAATTTCTCAGGCTATTGAGGAGAACCAAGAGCCATGGCCTCAGGCTTGGGATGACAAACTGATTGACAGCAGCCTGCTACTTCATGATCCTTATGCCACAGTCAATAAGGAGTATTTCAAAGACATACAGAAACAGTGCTTTCACAG GAATAtaaacaaggaaacaaacctGAAATTTGTTCATACTTCTGTGCATGGCGTAGGTCATAAGTTTGTGCAGTTGGCCTTCAAGGCATTTGACCTTAGCCCCCCTTTCGCCGTTCCGGAGCAGAAGGATCCTGATCCAGAGTTTCCCACAGTGAAGTATCCAAATCCTGAAGAAGGCAAAGGTGTTCTG ACATTGTCTTTTGCTTTGGCTGAAAAAGATGGGGCAAAAATCATTTTAGCAAATGATCCTGATGCTGATCGACTTGCGGTGGCAGAGAAACAAGAGAG TGGTGAATGGAAAGTGTTTTCTGGAAATGAGCTGGGAGCTCTTTTAGGCTGGTGGATTTTCACTTGCTGGAAAAATCACAATAGAGATACTTGTGCCATTAAAGATGTCTACATGTTATCCAGTACTGTTTCTTCCAAAATCTTGAGAGCAATTGCACTAAAGGAAGGTTTTCACTTTGAG GAAACACTGACAGGTTTCAAGTGGATGGGCAACCGTGCCAAACAGCTGATGGAccagggaaaagctgttctttttgCATTTGAGGAGGCTATAG GGTATATGTGCTGTCCTGCTGTTCTGGACAAAGATGGTGTCAGCGCTGCTGTTATAACTGCAGAGATGGCCAGCTTTTTGGCAACCAGGAATTTGTCTTTgtctcagcagctgaaagctgtCTATGATGA ATATGGCTTCCATATTACCAAAGCTTCATATTTCATCTGCCATGATCCTAAAATTATTCAACAGCTTTTTGACAACCTTAGGAattttgatggaaaaaacaCATATCCAAAATCTTGCGGTAGATTTAAAGTTTCTGGAATAAGGGATCTAACTACTGGGTATGACAGCAGCCAGCCAGATCAAAAGGCT ATACTTCCCACTAGTAAAAGTAGCCAAATGATAACGTTCACCTTTGCTAACGGAGGAGTGGCCACAATGAGAACCAGTGGGACAGAACCAAAGATCAAATACTATTCTGAACTTTGTGCACCTCCTGGAAACAG TGATGTTGAGCGGCTGAAGAAGGAACTAGATGAATTGGTCAACGCTCTTGAAAAGCACTTCTttcaaccagaaaaaaacaatcttCAACGAAAGACTGAGTAA